A genomic segment from Microtus pennsylvanicus isolate mMicPen1 chromosome 21, mMicPen1.hap1, whole genome shotgun sequence encodes:
- the Ost4 gene encoding dolichyl-diphosphooligosaccharide--protein glycosyltransferase subunit 4 — translation MITDVQLAIFANMLGVSLFLLVVLYHYVAVNNPKKQE, via the coding sequence ATGATCACGGACGTGCAGCTCGCCATCTTCGCCAACATGTTGGGCGTGTCGCTTTTCTTGCTTGTGGTTCTCTATCACTACGTGGCAGTCAACAATCCCAAGAAGCAGGAATGA
- the Emilin1 gene encoding EMILIN-1 — protein MAPSTLWSCYLCYLLTIATEAASYSPRGYSLYTGGNSALSPGGPQAQNSPRPTSRHRNWCAYVVTRTVSCVLEDGVETIVKPDYQPCGWGQPQCPRSIMYRSFLRPRYRVAYKTVTDMEWRCCQGYGGDDCGEGPSSALGPAPATPHPRPRPGRPNLSGSSAGSHLSGLGGEGPGESEKVQQLEQQVQSLTKDLQGLRGVLQGINGRLAEDVQRAVETAFNGRQQPADAAARPGVHETLNEIQHQLQLLDNRVSTHDQELGHLNNHHNGGTGEGGRSPAPVPVPSGLSEEVLRQLDRQLQESCSVCLAGLDDFRQQQQEDRERLRTLEKLLSSMEERQQQHLGPAMARRPLQECCPPDLGRRLSELERRLDVVAGSVTVLSGRRGSELGGAAGQGGYPPGYTSLASRLSRLEDRFNSTLSPSEEQEKDWPGRPGRVGHWLPDALGRLEKLEALMTNVSRELGGRLDLLEEQVPGAVQACGQLCSRGSGEQDSRVSETLSALEHRVLDSEGQLRLLGSDLHKVRAAGEAQQAMLEGLQGTVGRLQERMDAQEETAAELLLRLNLTATRLSQLEGLLQARGDEGCGACGGVQEELGRLRDGVERCSCPLLPPRGPGAGPGVGGPSRGPLDGFSVFGGSSGSALQALQGELSEVILTFSSLNDTLHELQTTVEGQGADLADLGATKDSIISEINRLQQEATEHVTESEERFRSLEEGQAQAGQCPSLEGRLGRLEGVCERLDTVAGGLQGLREGLSRHVAGLWAALRESNSTSITHAALLEKLLGGQEGLGRRLGALNSSLLLLEDRLQQFSLKDFTGPSGEAGPPGPPGLQGPPGPAGPPGLPGKDGQEGPIGPPGPQGEQGVEGAPAAPVPRVAFSAALSLPRSEPGTVPFDRVLLNDGGYYDPETGVFTAPLSGRYLLSAVLTGHRHEKVEAVLSRSNLGVARIDSGGYEPEGLENKPVAESQPSPGALGVFSLILPLQVGDTVCIDLVMGQLAHSEEPLTIFSGALLYEDTELEQV, from the exons ATGGCCCCCAGCACCCTCTGGAGCTGCTATCTCTGCTACCTGCTGACCATAGCCACGGAGGCTGCCAGCTACTCTCCTCGAGGTTACAGCCTCTACACAGGGGGCAATTCTGCCCTCAGTCCTGGGGGACCCCAGGCCCAGAACTCACCGCGGCCTACCAGCCGCCACAG GAACTGGTGTGCCTACGTGGTGACTCGGACAGTGAGCTGCGTCCTTGAGGATGGAGTGGAGACCATCGTCAAGCCAGACTATCAGCCCTGTGGCTGGGGCCAGCCCCAGTGTCCCCGAAGCATCAT GTACCGGAGCTTCCTTCGCCCTCGCTACCGGGTGGCCTACAAGACAGTGACAGACATGGAGTGGAGGTGCTGTCAGGGGTATGGGGGCGATGACTGCGGAGAGGGTCCTTCTTCTGCTCTGGGCCCTGCACCCGCCACGCCACACCCCCGGCCCAGGCCTGGGCGCCCCAACCTATCTGGCTCCAGTGCGGGCAGCCACCTCAGTGGGCTAGGGGGAGAAG GTCCTGGGGAATCAGAAAAAGTAcagcagctggagcagcaggTACAGAGCCTGACCAAAGATTTGCAAGGCCTTCGAGGTGTCCTGCAGGGAATAAACGGGCGCCTGGCAGAAGACGTACAGAGAGCTGTGGAGACGGCCTTTAATGGGAGGCAGCAGCCGGCAGATGCGGCTGCCCGTCCGGGTGTGCATGAAACCCTCAATGAGATCCAACATCAGCTGCAGCTCCTTGACAACCGCGTCTCCACCCATGACCAGGAGCTGGGCCACCTTAACAACCATCATAATGGAGGCACCGGTGAAGGCGGCAGGTCCCCAGCCCCtgtcccagtcccttctggccTTAGTGAGGAGGTGTTGCGGCAGCTGGACCGGCAGCTGCAGGAGTCTTGCTCCGTGTGCCTGGCAGGGCTGGATGACTTccgccagcagcagcaggaggataGGGAGCGGCTGCGCACACTGGAGAAGCTACTGTCCTCCATGGAGGAGCGTCAGCAGCAGCACCTGGGACCTGCCATGGCCAGGAGACCTCTTCAGGAATGCTGTCCCCCAGACCTGGGCCGGCGACTGTCAGAGCTGGAGCggaggctggatgtggtggccgGCTCAGTGACAGTGCTCAGCGGGCGCCGAGGTTCTGAGCTGGGAGGAGCAGCTGGGCAGGGGGGCTACCCCCCAGGCTACACCAGCTTGGCCTCCCGCCTTTCCCGCCTGGAAGACCGGTTCAACTCTACCCTCAGTCCCtcagaggagcaagagaaggacTGGCCTGGGAGACCAGGGAGGGTGGGCCACTGGTTGCCTGATGCTTTAGGACGGCTAGAAAAGCTGGAGGCGCTCATGACCAATGTGAGCAGGGAGCTGGGTGGCCGCCTggatctgctggaagagcaggtGCCAGGGGCAGTGCAGGCTTGCGGACAGCTCTGCTCTAGGGGATCTGGGGAACAGGATTCTCGGGTCAGTGAGACCCTCAGTGCCTTGGAGCACAGGGTGCTGGACAGCGAGGGCCAGCTACGGCTGCTGGGCTCAGACTTGCACAAAGTTAGAGCAGCAGGGGAGGCCCAGCAGGCCATGTTGGAGGGACTGCAAGGGACTGTGGGTCGCCTGCAGGAGCGCATGGACgcacaggaggagacagcagCGGAGCTCCTGCTGCGCCTCAATCTTACAGCAACCCGGCTAAGCCAACTGGAGGGCCTGCTGCAAGCCCGCGGGGACGAGGGCTGTGGGGCCTGTGGCGGTGTCCAGGAGGAGCTGGGCCGCCTTCGGGATGGCGTGGAACGTTGCTCCTGTCCACTCTTACCTCCACGGGGCCCTGGAGCTGGCCCAGGTGTTGGAGGACCAAGCCGCGGGCCTCTGGATGGCTTCAGCGTGTTTGGGGGCAGCTCGGGCTCAGCcctccaggccctgcagggagaaCTCTCCGAGGTCATCCTCACCTTTAGCTCCCTCAATGACACACTGCATGAGCTCCAAACCACTGTGGAGGGCCAGGGTGCTGATCTGGCCGACCTGGGGGCCACCAAGGACAGCATCATCTCTGAGATCAACAGGCTTCAGCAGGAGGCCACAGAGCACGTTACAGAGAGTGAGGAGCGCTTCCGAAGCCTGGAGGAGGGCCAGGCACAGGCGGGCCAGTGCCCTAGCTTAGAAGGGCGATTAGGCCGTCTTGAGGGAGTCTGTGAACGACTGGATACCGTGGCAGGGGGACTACAGGGCCTGCGTGAAGGCCTTTCTAGACATGTGGCTGGGCTTTGGGCTGCCCTACGGGAAAGCAACAGCACCAGCATCACACATGCAGCCCTGCTGGAGAAGCTGCTGGGGGGCCAGGAAGGCCTGGGCAGACGACTTGGTGCCCTCAACAGTTCCCTGCTACTCCTGGAAGACCGTCTGCAGCAGTTTAGCCTGAAGGACTTCACTG GGCCTTCGGGCGAGGCTGGGCCCCCTGGACCTCCTGGGCTACAGGGGCCTCCAGGCCCTGCAGGACCCCCAGGACTTCCTGGCAAGGATGGACAGGAGGGGCCCATTGGACCACCAG GTCCTCAAGGTGAACAGG GTGTGGAGGGAGCTCCAGCGGCCCCGGTACCGAGGGTGGCATTTTCAGCTGCCCTGAGTTTACCTCGGTCGGAACCTGGCACAGTCCCCTTCGACAGAGTCCTGCTCAATGATGGAGGCTACTATGACCCAGAGACAG GTGTTTTCACTGCACCACTGTCTGGACGCTACTTGCTGAGCGCTGTACTAACTGGGCACCGGCACGAGAAAGTGGAGGCAGTACTGTCGCGCTCCAACCTGGGTGTGGCCCGCATAGACTCGGGAGGCTACGAGCCCGAGGGACTGGAGAATAAGCCTGTGGCCGAAAGTCAGCCCAGCCCGGGTGCTCTGGGTGTCTTCAGCCTCATCCTGCCGCTGCAGGTCGGAGACACTGTCTGCATTGACCTGGTCATGGGGCAGCTGGCGCACTCGGAGGAGCCGCTCACTATCTTCAGTGGAGCCCTGCTCTACGAGGACACAGAGCTTGAACAGGTGTAG